The following are encoded in a window of Phragmites australis chromosome 22, lpPhrAust1.1, whole genome shotgun sequence genomic DNA:
- the LOC133904290 gene encoding regulatory-associated protein of TOR 1-like isoform X2, giving the protein MALGDLMASRLVRSSSSPSPAAPSASLPNHHHNHVTDDLPVVNGPEPRNRLEADEEKPAPVAHLPQVVVLCEQSLEGLDEAAAAAAGPSTSGLVSKWRQKDRMKTGCVALVLCLNISVDPPDVIKISPCARMECWIDPFSMAPPKALESIGKTLHSQYERWQPKARYKLQLDPTVEEVKKLCNTCRKYARSERVLFHYNGHGVPKPTANGEIWVFNKSYTQYIPLPITDLDSWLKTPSIYVFDCSAAGIVVKAFLERLDWSSSSSASSLKDCILLAACEAHQTLPQSAEYPADVFTACLTTPIKMALHWFCKRSLLRGSLDHSLIDQIPGRQNDRKTLLGELNWIFTAITDTIAWNVLPHDLFQRLFRQDLLVASLFRNFLLAERIMRSANCSPICFPLLPPTHQHHMWDAWDMAAEICLSKLPQLIADPNVEFQPSPFFTEQLTAFEIWLDHGSEEKKHPEQLPIVLQVLLSQSHRFRALVLLGRFLDMGPWAVDLALSVGIFPYVLKLLQTSAMELRQILVFIWTKILSLDKSCQVDLVKDGGHAYFIRFLDSLDAYPEQRAMAAFVLAVIVDGHKRGQEACINAGLIDVCLRHLQPENPHDAQTEPLLLQWLCLCLGKLWEDFPEAQLLGLQSNAPDIVICLLSEPQSEVRASAVFALGNLLDMGSSSLNGADDDSDDDEKVKAEINVVRSLLQVSSDGSPLVRFEVAIALTRFALGHNKHLKSIAAEYWKPQTNSLLKSLPSLANVSNPSNVYSPNNILQGSSGLASHIGPVLRVGSDSSATGRDGRISTSSPIATNSIMHGSPQSDDSSQLSDSGILLKENATNGGLSYTRSKPIDSGIYSQFISTMCSVAKDPYPRIATIGRRALSLIGVEQVVMKHTRFNSGGAHQGETSAPLSNFGMARSSSWFDMNSGNFSMAFRTPPVSPPQHDYLTGLRRVCSMEFRPHLMNSPEGLADPLLSPAAAPSNAELSILPQSAIYNWSCGHFSRPLLTGSDDNEGTNARREERERIALDCIAKCQRSSCKMTSQIASWDTRFELGTKAALLMPFSPIVVAADENEQIRVWNYDDALPVNTFENHKLSDRGLTKLLLINELDESLLLAASSDGNVRIWKNFTQKGGQKLVTAFSSVQGHRAAGRSIVIDWQQQSGYLYASGDMSSILVWDLDKEQLLSTIQSSADSAISALSASQVHSGHFAAGFADASVRIFDVRTPDRLVYMARPHAPRTEKVVGIGFQPGFDPYKIVSASQAGDIQFLDVRRAAEPYLTIEAHRGSLTALAVHRYAPVVASGSAKQMIKVFSLEGEQLTIIRYQPSFMGQRIGSVNCLSFHPYKSLLAAGAGDNALVSIYAEENYK; this is encoded by the exons ATGGCATTGGGAGATCTCATGGCGTCCAGGCTCGTGCGCTCgtcgtcctcgccgtcgccggccgCGCCCTCGGCGTCACTGCCGAATCACCACCACAACCACGTCACGGATGACCTCCCTGTCGTGAACGGACCAGAGCCCAGAAATAGGCTGGAGGCCGATGAGGAGAAGCCAGCGCCGGTGGCGCACCTGCCCCAGGTGGTGGTGCTGTGCGAGCAGAGCCTCGAGGGGCTCGACGAggctgcggctgctgctgcaggGCCCTCTACCAGCGGGCTCGTCTCCAAGTGGCGGCAAAAAGACCGG ATGAAGACTGGATGTGTTGCACTTGTATTATGTTTAAACATCAGTGTTGATCCGCCAGATGTAATTAAAATTTCCCCTTGTGCAAGAATGGAGTGCTGGATAG ATCCATTTTCTATGGCACCTCCAAAAGCCCTCGAAAGTATTGGAAAAACATTGCACTCGCAGTACGAACGATGGCAACCGAAG GCTCGTTACAAGCTTCAGCTGGATCCAACAGTGGAGGAAGTTAAGAAGCTTTGTAATACTTGCCGCAAATATGCCAGATCAGAGAGAGTCCTTTTCCATTATAACGGTCATGGTGTACCAAAACCTACAGCCAATGGTGAGATTTGGGTGTTTAACAAG AGTTACACCCAGTATATTCCGCTTCCTATTACTGATCTTGATTCATGGCTAAAAACACCTTCAATTTATGTCTTTGACTGCTCAGCTGCTGGAATTGTTGTTAAAGCTTTTCTTGAG CGCCTAGACTGGAGTTCTAGCAGCTCTGCATCTTCACTGAAGGATTGCATTCTTCTTGCTGCCTGCGAAGCACATCAAACTCTCCCCCAGAGTGCAGAATATCCTGCTGACGTGTTTACAGCTTGCCTCACAACACCCATCAAAATGGCATTGCACTG GTTTTGTAAGAGATCATTACTCCGTGGTTCTCTGGATCATTCTCTTATCGACCAAATTCCTGGAAGGCAAAATGACCGTAAAACTCTTCTTGGGGAGCTGAACTGGATTTTCACTGCTATTACTGATACTATTGCATGGAATGTTCTTCCTCATG ATCTATTCCAAAGGCTTTTCAGGCAAGATCTTCTGGTTGCTAGTCTCTTTCGCAACTTCTTACTTGCTGAGAGAATCATGCGATCTGCAAATTGTTCTCCAATCTGTTTCCCATTGTTACCACCAACACATCAACACCATATGTG GGATGCATGGGACATGGCTGCTGAGATCTGCCTTTCCAAGCTTCCTCAATTAATTGCTGATCCAAATGTGGAGTTTCAG CCGAGCCCATTTTTTACGGAACAATTGACGGCTTTTGAAATATGGCTTGATCATGGCTCTGAGGAGAAGAAACACCCTGAACAGTTACCTATAGTTCTTCAG GTCCTGCTTAGTCAATCTCACAGATTCAGAGCACTTGTTCTGCTTGGAAGATTTCTTGACATGGGACCATGGGCAGTTGATTTG GCCTTGTCTGTCGGAATCTTCCCTTATGTACTCAAACTGCTTCAAACAAGTGCAATGGAGTTGCGTCAAATTCTTGTGTTCATATGGAcaaaaattctctctcttgatAAG TCATGTCAGGTTGACTTGGTTAAAGATGGAGGGCATGCATATTTTATCAGGTTTCTTGACAGTTTGGATGCTTACCCAGAGCAGCGTGCAATGGCCGCTTTCGTTTTAGCAGTTATTGTGGATGGGCATAAGAGGGGTCAAGAGGCTTGTATTAATGCAGGTCTTATAGATGTTTGCCTGAGACATCTTCAACCTGAGAATCCACATGATGCACAGACAGAGCCTTTGCTTTTGCAGTGGCTTTGTTTATGCCTCGGCAAACTCTGGGAAGATTTCCCTGAGGCTCAGTTGCTTGGTCTGCAATCAAATGCACCAGACATTGTTATATGTCTATTATCGGAGCCTCAATCTGAG GTCAGAGCTTCTGCTGTTTTTGCACTTGGGAATCTCCTGGATATGGGATCTTCATCATTAAATGGAGCTGATGATGAttctgatgatgatgaaaaGGTGAAAGCTGAAATAAATGTTGTTCGAAGCCTTCTGCAGGTCTCTTCAGATGGTAGTCCCCTTGTTAGATTTGAGGTTGCTATAG CGCTTACCCGCTTTGCATTGGGTCACAACAAACATCTCAAATCTATTGCTGCTGAGTATTGGAAACCTCAAACCAATTCTTTGCTGAAGTCACTACCATCATTGGCTAATGTAAGCAATCCAAGCAATGTTTATAGCCCCAACAACATTCTACAAGGCAGCAGTGGCCTTGCTTCTCATATTGGTCCTGTGCTAAGggtcggcagtgatagcagTGCCACTGGCCGTGATGGAAGAATTTCTACAAGCAGCCCAATTGCGACAAATAGCATCATGCATGGCTCACCCCAGTCAGATGATTCTTCCCAACTCTCTGATTCAGGCATATTACTGAAAGAGAATGCAACTAATGGTGGTCTCAGCTACACCAGGTCAAAGCCTATTGATAGTGGAATTTATTCTCAATTTATATCAACTATGTGTTCTGTTGCTAAAGATCCATACCCAAGAATTGCAACTATTGGTCGGAGAGCACTGTCCCTCATTGGTGTTGAGCAAGTGGTCATGAAACATACTAGATTTAACAGTGGTGGTGCACATCAAGGAGAGACATCTGCACCTCTATCAAACTTTGGAATGGCACGCTCTTCTTCCTGGTTTGATATGAATTCTG GAAACTTCTCAATGGCATTTAGGACCCCTCCTGTTAGCCCCCCTCAGCATGATTATCTTACAGGATTACGCCGAGTGTGTTCTATGGAGTTCAGACCACATCTTATGAATTCACCTGAGGGCTTAGCTGATCCCCTTTTAAGCCCTGCTGCAGCTCCCAGTAATGCTGAACTAAGTATACTTCCCCAATCAGCAATTTACAACTGGAGTTGTGGTCACTTCTCTAGGCCACTTCTAACTGGTTCTGATGACAACGAGGGCACAAATGCTAGACGAGAAGAGAGAGAACGAATTGCACTGGATTGCATTGCTAAATGCCAGCGTTCCT CTTGCAAGATGACTAGCCAAATTGCTAGCTGGGATACGAGGTTTGAGTTGGGTACAAAAGCAGCATTATTGATGCCATTTTCTCCGATCGTCGTTGCAGCTGATGAAAATGAGCAAATAag AGTGTGGAACTATGACGATGCGctaccggtgaacacttttgaAAACCATAAGTTATCTGACAGAGGGCTAACTAAGCTTTTGCTTATCAATGAGCTTGATGAGAGCTTGCTTTTAGCTGCCTCAA GTGATGGAAATGTCCGTATATGGAAAAATTTTACTCAAAAGGGAGGACAGAAACTTGTAACTGCTTTCTCATCAGTTCAGGGTCATCGAGCTGCTGGTCGCAGTATTGTGATCGATTGGCAGCAGCAATCTGGTTATCTG TACGCATCTGGTGACATGTCTTCCATCCTGGTATGGGATCTTGACAAGGAACAACTTCTCAGCACCATTCAATCATCTGCTGATAGCGCCATTTCTGCTCTG TCTGCATCTCAGGTCCACTCTGGTCATTTTGCTGCTGGTTTTGCTGATGCTTCTGTCAGGATATTTGATGTTCGCACCCCTGATAG GCTCGTCTATATGGCCAGGCCACATGCCCCAAGAACAGAAAAGGTTGTGGGCATAGGGTTTCAGCCTGGGTTTGATCCATACAAG ATTGTAAGTGCATCTCAAGCTGGGGACATTCAATTTCTTGATGTTAGAAGGGCAGCTGAACCTTACCTCACTATCGAGGCACACAGGGGTTCACTTACAGCATTAGCTGTTCATCGGTATGCCCCAGTTGTTGCAAGTGGCTCAGCCAAGCAGATGATTAAAGTGTTCAGTCTTGAAGGAGAACAGTTGACGATAATACGCTACCAGCCATCTTTTATGGGCCAAAGAATAGGCAGTGTAAATTGCCTTTCTTTTCACCCATACAAATCACTCTTGGCCGCTGGTGCTGGTGATAATGCTCTTGTGTCTATCTATGCGGAGGAAAATTACAAGTAA
- the LOC133904290 gene encoding regulatory-associated protein of TOR 1-like isoform X1 has protein sequence MALGDLMASRLVRSSSSPSPAAPSASLPNHHHNHVTDDLPVVNGPEPRNRLEADEEKPAPVAHLPQVVVLCEQSLEGLDEAAAAAAGPSTSGLVSKWRQKDRMKTGCVALVLCLNISVDPPDVIKISPCARMECWIDPFSMAPPKALESIGKTLHSQYERWQPKARYKLQLDPTVEEVKKLCNTCRKYARSERVLFHYNGHGVPKPTANGEIWVFNKSYTQYIPLPITDLDSWLKTPSIYVFDCSAAGIVVKAFLERLDWSSSSSASSLKDCILLAACEAHQTLPQSAEYPADVFTACLTTPIKMALHWFCKRSLLRGSLDHSLIDQIPGRQNDRKTLLGELNWIFTAITDTIAWNVLPHDLFQRLFRQDLLVASLFRNFLLAERIMRSANCSPICFPLLPPTHQHHMWDAWDMAAEICLSKLPQLIADPNVEFQPSPFFTEQLTAFEIWLDHGSEEKKHPEQLPIVLQVLLSQSHRFRALVLLGRFLDMGPWAVDLALSVGIFPYVLKLLQTSAMELRQILVFIWTKILSLDKSCQVDLVKDGGHAYFIRFLDSLDAYPEQRAMAAFVLAVIVDGHKRGQEACINAGLIDVCLRHLQPENPHDAQTEPLLLQWLCLCLGKLWEDFPEAQLLGLQSNAPDIVICLLSEPQSEVRASAVFALGNLLDMGSSSLNGADDDSDDDEKVKAEINVVRSLLQVSSDGSPLVRFEVAIALTRFALGHNKHLKSIAAEYWKPQTNSLLKSLPSLANVSNPSNVYSPNNILQGSSGLASHIGPVLRVGSDSSATGRDGRISTSSPIATNSIMHGSPQSDDSSQLSDSGILLKENATNGGLSYTRSKPIDSGIYSQFISTMCSVAKDPYPRIATIGRRALSLIGVEQVVMKHTRFNSGGAHQGETSAPLSNFGMARSSSWFDMNSGNFSMAFRTPPVSPPQHDYLTGLRRVCSMEFRPHLMNSPEGLADPLLSPAAAPSNAELSILPQSAIYNWSCGHFSRPLLTGSDDNEGTNARREERERIALDCIAKCQRSSACKMTSQIASWDTRFELGTKAALLMPFSPIVVAADENEQIRVWNYDDALPVNTFENHKLSDRGLTKLLLINELDESLLLAASSDGNVRIWKNFTQKGGQKLVTAFSSVQGHRAAGRSIVIDWQQQSGYLYASGDMSSILVWDLDKEQLLSTIQSSADSAISALSASQVHSGHFAAGFADASVRIFDVRTPDRLVYMARPHAPRTEKVVGIGFQPGFDPYKIVSASQAGDIQFLDVRRAAEPYLTIEAHRGSLTALAVHRYAPVVASGSAKQMIKVFSLEGEQLTIIRYQPSFMGQRIGSVNCLSFHPYKSLLAAGAGDNALVSIYAEENYK, from the exons ATGGCATTGGGAGATCTCATGGCGTCCAGGCTCGTGCGCTCgtcgtcctcgccgtcgccggccgCGCCCTCGGCGTCACTGCCGAATCACCACCACAACCACGTCACGGATGACCTCCCTGTCGTGAACGGACCAGAGCCCAGAAATAGGCTGGAGGCCGATGAGGAGAAGCCAGCGCCGGTGGCGCACCTGCCCCAGGTGGTGGTGCTGTGCGAGCAGAGCCTCGAGGGGCTCGACGAggctgcggctgctgctgcaggGCCCTCTACCAGCGGGCTCGTCTCCAAGTGGCGGCAAAAAGACCGG ATGAAGACTGGATGTGTTGCACTTGTATTATGTTTAAACATCAGTGTTGATCCGCCAGATGTAATTAAAATTTCCCCTTGTGCAAGAATGGAGTGCTGGATAG ATCCATTTTCTATGGCACCTCCAAAAGCCCTCGAAAGTATTGGAAAAACATTGCACTCGCAGTACGAACGATGGCAACCGAAG GCTCGTTACAAGCTTCAGCTGGATCCAACAGTGGAGGAAGTTAAGAAGCTTTGTAATACTTGCCGCAAATATGCCAGATCAGAGAGAGTCCTTTTCCATTATAACGGTCATGGTGTACCAAAACCTACAGCCAATGGTGAGATTTGGGTGTTTAACAAG AGTTACACCCAGTATATTCCGCTTCCTATTACTGATCTTGATTCATGGCTAAAAACACCTTCAATTTATGTCTTTGACTGCTCAGCTGCTGGAATTGTTGTTAAAGCTTTTCTTGAG CGCCTAGACTGGAGTTCTAGCAGCTCTGCATCTTCACTGAAGGATTGCATTCTTCTTGCTGCCTGCGAAGCACATCAAACTCTCCCCCAGAGTGCAGAATATCCTGCTGACGTGTTTACAGCTTGCCTCACAACACCCATCAAAATGGCATTGCACTG GTTTTGTAAGAGATCATTACTCCGTGGTTCTCTGGATCATTCTCTTATCGACCAAATTCCTGGAAGGCAAAATGACCGTAAAACTCTTCTTGGGGAGCTGAACTGGATTTTCACTGCTATTACTGATACTATTGCATGGAATGTTCTTCCTCATG ATCTATTCCAAAGGCTTTTCAGGCAAGATCTTCTGGTTGCTAGTCTCTTTCGCAACTTCTTACTTGCTGAGAGAATCATGCGATCTGCAAATTGTTCTCCAATCTGTTTCCCATTGTTACCACCAACACATCAACACCATATGTG GGATGCATGGGACATGGCTGCTGAGATCTGCCTTTCCAAGCTTCCTCAATTAATTGCTGATCCAAATGTGGAGTTTCAG CCGAGCCCATTTTTTACGGAACAATTGACGGCTTTTGAAATATGGCTTGATCATGGCTCTGAGGAGAAGAAACACCCTGAACAGTTACCTATAGTTCTTCAG GTCCTGCTTAGTCAATCTCACAGATTCAGAGCACTTGTTCTGCTTGGAAGATTTCTTGACATGGGACCATGGGCAGTTGATTTG GCCTTGTCTGTCGGAATCTTCCCTTATGTACTCAAACTGCTTCAAACAAGTGCAATGGAGTTGCGTCAAATTCTTGTGTTCATATGGAcaaaaattctctctcttgatAAG TCATGTCAGGTTGACTTGGTTAAAGATGGAGGGCATGCATATTTTATCAGGTTTCTTGACAGTTTGGATGCTTACCCAGAGCAGCGTGCAATGGCCGCTTTCGTTTTAGCAGTTATTGTGGATGGGCATAAGAGGGGTCAAGAGGCTTGTATTAATGCAGGTCTTATAGATGTTTGCCTGAGACATCTTCAACCTGAGAATCCACATGATGCACAGACAGAGCCTTTGCTTTTGCAGTGGCTTTGTTTATGCCTCGGCAAACTCTGGGAAGATTTCCCTGAGGCTCAGTTGCTTGGTCTGCAATCAAATGCACCAGACATTGTTATATGTCTATTATCGGAGCCTCAATCTGAG GTCAGAGCTTCTGCTGTTTTTGCACTTGGGAATCTCCTGGATATGGGATCTTCATCATTAAATGGAGCTGATGATGAttctgatgatgatgaaaaGGTGAAAGCTGAAATAAATGTTGTTCGAAGCCTTCTGCAGGTCTCTTCAGATGGTAGTCCCCTTGTTAGATTTGAGGTTGCTATAG CGCTTACCCGCTTTGCATTGGGTCACAACAAACATCTCAAATCTATTGCTGCTGAGTATTGGAAACCTCAAACCAATTCTTTGCTGAAGTCACTACCATCATTGGCTAATGTAAGCAATCCAAGCAATGTTTATAGCCCCAACAACATTCTACAAGGCAGCAGTGGCCTTGCTTCTCATATTGGTCCTGTGCTAAGggtcggcagtgatagcagTGCCACTGGCCGTGATGGAAGAATTTCTACAAGCAGCCCAATTGCGACAAATAGCATCATGCATGGCTCACCCCAGTCAGATGATTCTTCCCAACTCTCTGATTCAGGCATATTACTGAAAGAGAATGCAACTAATGGTGGTCTCAGCTACACCAGGTCAAAGCCTATTGATAGTGGAATTTATTCTCAATTTATATCAACTATGTGTTCTGTTGCTAAAGATCCATACCCAAGAATTGCAACTATTGGTCGGAGAGCACTGTCCCTCATTGGTGTTGAGCAAGTGGTCATGAAACATACTAGATTTAACAGTGGTGGTGCACATCAAGGAGAGACATCTGCACCTCTATCAAACTTTGGAATGGCACGCTCTTCTTCCTGGTTTGATATGAATTCTG GAAACTTCTCAATGGCATTTAGGACCCCTCCTGTTAGCCCCCCTCAGCATGATTATCTTACAGGATTACGCCGAGTGTGTTCTATGGAGTTCAGACCACATCTTATGAATTCACCTGAGGGCTTAGCTGATCCCCTTTTAAGCCCTGCTGCAGCTCCCAGTAATGCTGAACTAAGTATACTTCCCCAATCAGCAATTTACAACTGGAGTTGTGGTCACTTCTCTAGGCCACTTCTAACTGGTTCTGATGACAACGAGGGCACAAATGCTAGACGAGAAGAGAGAGAACGAATTGCACTGGATTGCATTGCTAAATGCCAGCGTTCCT CAGCTTGCAAGATGACTAGCCAAATTGCTAGCTGGGATACGAGGTTTGAGTTGGGTACAAAAGCAGCATTATTGATGCCATTTTCTCCGATCGTCGTTGCAGCTGATGAAAATGAGCAAATAag AGTGTGGAACTATGACGATGCGctaccggtgaacacttttgaAAACCATAAGTTATCTGACAGAGGGCTAACTAAGCTTTTGCTTATCAATGAGCTTGATGAGAGCTTGCTTTTAGCTGCCTCAA GTGATGGAAATGTCCGTATATGGAAAAATTTTACTCAAAAGGGAGGACAGAAACTTGTAACTGCTTTCTCATCAGTTCAGGGTCATCGAGCTGCTGGTCGCAGTATTGTGATCGATTGGCAGCAGCAATCTGGTTATCTG TACGCATCTGGTGACATGTCTTCCATCCTGGTATGGGATCTTGACAAGGAACAACTTCTCAGCACCATTCAATCATCTGCTGATAGCGCCATTTCTGCTCTG TCTGCATCTCAGGTCCACTCTGGTCATTTTGCTGCTGGTTTTGCTGATGCTTCTGTCAGGATATTTGATGTTCGCACCCCTGATAG GCTCGTCTATATGGCCAGGCCACATGCCCCAAGAACAGAAAAGGTTGTGGGCATAGGGTTTCAGCCTGGGTTTGATCCATACAAG ATTGTAAGTGCATCTCAAGCTGGGGACATTCAATTTCTTGATGTTAGAAGGGCAGCTGAACCTTACCTCACTATCGAGGCACACAGGGGTTCACTTACAGCATTAGCTGTTCATCGGTATGCCCCAGTTGTTGCAAGTGGCTCAGCCAAGCAGATGATTAAAGTGTTCAGTCTTGAAGGAGAACAGTTGACGATAATACGCTACCAGCCATCTTTTATGGGCCAAAGAATAGGCAGTGTAAATTGCCTTTCTTTTCACCCATACAAATCACTCTTGGCCGCTGGTGCTGGTGATAATGCTCTTGTGTCTATCTATGCGGAGGAAAATTACAAGTAA